Proteins encoded in a region of the Triplophysa rosa linkage group LG14, Trosa_1v2, whole genome shotgun sequence genome:
- the LOC130565174 gene encoding zinc finger protein 184-like isoform X1, giving the protein MDSNSQIIEELRAEIIELKRRVSALEDKFNHKEEVQIQDVSKSSLFCIFEPNTSSNHEDACQNVDQWPVQESPDSSTASPVCDSVCSDTEQHSASALYPKISSVCTFLKKEPDPIEINGISAFNGVAGHPALQELKDVNIVTPVTKNEGPFEVPKGLQTPLKECSVQLVDCVKTLKQVTKTAKASRKWKCRRSSRVKNIPLGKRLKHPLDCSLCGKTIPTASSLKTHKSLHIRKIYRCSQCGHTFYYLHTYTKHKRFHERKPPESEEK; this is encoded by the exons ATGGACAGCAACAGTCAGATAATAGAAGAACTACGGGCTGAAATCATTGAACTAAAGAGAAGAGTATCTGCCCTAGAAGACAAGTTCAACCACAAGGAAGAAGTGCAGATCCAG GACGTGTCTAAATCATCTCTATTTTGTATATTTGAGCCAAATACTTCTTCAAATCACGAGGATGCATGTCAAAATGTTGACCAATGGCCAGTGCAGGAGTCTCCGGATTCATCCACTGCATCTCCAGTCTGTGACTCTGTGTGCAGTGATACAGAACAACACAGTGCATCTGCTTTATACCCCAAAATTTCAAGTGTTTGTACATTCCTTAAAAAGGAGCCAGACCCAATAGAAATAAATGGGATATCAGCATTTAATGGTGTTGCAGGCCATCCTGCATTGCAAGAGTTGAAGGATGTAAATATTGTGACTCCTGTTACAAAAAATGAAGGCCCATTTGAAGTTCCTAAAGGACTGCAGACACCGTTGAAGGAGTGCTCAGTGCAGCTGGTGGACTGTGTTAAAACACTCAAGCAAGTTACAAAGACAGCCAAAGCTTCAAGAAAGT GGAAGTGCAGACGATCATCCAGGGTAAAAAACATCCCTTTGGGCAAAAGGCTAAAGCATCCACTGGACTGTTCTCTTTGTGGAAAAACGATACCTACAGCATCATCCCTTAAAACTCACAAGAGCCTTCATATTAGAAAGATCTACCGGTGTTCGCAGTGTGGACATACATTCTACTATTTGCATACCTATACAAAACATAAGAGGTTTCATGAAAGGAAACCACCTGAATCTGAAGAAAAATGA
- the LOC130565174 gene encoding uncharacterized protein LOC130565174 isoform X2 produces the protein MDSNSQIIEELRAEIIELKRRVSALEDKFNHKEEVQIQDVSKSSLFCIFEPNTSSNHEDACQNVDQWPVQESPDSSTASPVCDSVCSDTEQHSASALYPKISSVCTFLKKEPDPIEINGISAFNGVAGHPALQELKDVNIVTPVTKNEGPFEVPKGLQTPLKECSVQLVDCVKTLKQVTKTAKASRKCKGSADDHPG, from the exons ATGGACAGCAACAGTCAGATAATAGAAGAACTACGGGCTGAAATCATTGAACTAAAGAGAAGAGTATCTGCCCTAGAAGACAAGTTCAACCACAAGGAAGAAGTGCAGATCCAG GACGTGTCTAAATCATCTCTATTTTGTATATTTGAGCCAAATACTTCTTCAAATCACGAGGATGCATGTCAAAATGTTGACCAATGGCCAGTGCAGGAGTCTCCGGATTCATCCACTGCATCTCCAGTCTGTGACTCTGTGTGCAGTGATACAGAACAACACAGTGCATCTGCTTTATACCCCAAAATTTCAAGTGTTTGTACATTCCTTAAAAAGGAGCCAGACCCAATAGAAATAAATGGGATATCAGCATTTAATGGTGTTGCAGGCCATCCTGCATTGCAAGAGTTGAAGGATGTAAATATTGTGACTCCTGTTACAAAAAATGAAGGCCCATTTGAAGTTCCTAAAGGACTGCAGACACCGTTGAAGGAGTGCTCAGTGCAGCTGGTGGACTGTGTTAAAACACTCAAGCAAGTTACAAAGACAGCCAAAGCTTCAAGAAAGTGTAAG GGAAGTGCAGACGATCATCCAGGGTAA
- the mipepa gene encoding mitochondrial intermediate peptidase, which produces MSVYRPLVCLLKHGTTLRICRTVTTWSPVGAAFNAKVQRRLDLFQQNVGLFGVPELSSVDGFEVVQDRALQETEQLVQKACSCPPGVETVETFDKLSDSLCSVADLADFIKVAHPDPSYREAAEKTCISIGTMVERLNTNVELCKSLKDLLDNEEIMAKMDPEKRRVAELFMFDFEISGIHLDEKKRKEAVNLNVKLLDLSNQFLMGCHMPNRIEKRVLPEHIHQHFTKEGKYIQIGGLHADVPDDLVREVAYKIFLYPNANAMHILEELLASRDKLARLVGYESYAHRALKGTMAKSPEAVMDFLQLLTDKLSDRTTKDFEIIRDMKAKLNPRNPELMPWDHLYFSGVVRAERFNIEPSLYSPYFSLGACMEGLNSVFTHLYGVSLMAEQPSLGEVWSEDVRKLAVVHETEGLLGYIYCDFFYRQDKPHQDCHFTIRGGRRLADGQYQLPVVVLMLNLPHPTRSAPTLLSPGMLENLFHEMGHAMHSMLGRTHYQHVTGTRCATDFAEVPSILMEYFATDYRVINQFARHYQTGQPLPQSMVARLCESKKVCGAADTQLQVFYAVLDQVYHGKPENKSTTDILIDMQKKYYGLPYITNTAWQLRFSHLIGYGAKYYSYLMSRAVASMVWKQCFYEDPLNRETGERYRREMLAHGGGKEPMLMVEGMLQKRPSIKDFVNALVSDLEPDFETFIMDSEG; this is translated from the exons ATGTCAGTGTACAGACCGCTGGTGTGTTTGCTTAAGCATGGGACAACACTGAGAATCTGCAGGACAGTCACTACCTGGTCACCTGTAGGAGCTGCTTTCAATGCCAAAGTCCAGAGAAGACTAGACCTCTTCCAACAAAATGTG GGGTTGTTTGGCGTCCCGGAGCTCAGCTCGGTGGATGGGTTTGAGGTGGTCCAGGACAGAGCCCTGCAGGAGACGGAGCAGTTGGTACAGAAAGCCTGCAGCTGCCCTCCAGGAGTCGAGACCGTGGAGACATTTGACAAACTATCAGACAGCCTATGCAGTGTGGCAGACCTC gcAGACTTCATCAAAGTGGCACACCCTGACCCTTCATACAGAGAGGCTGCAGAGAAGACTTGTATAAGCATCGGTACTATGGTGGAGAG GCTCAATACCAATGTTGAATTGTGTAAGAGTCTGAAAGACCTTTTGGATAATGAAGAGATTATGGCCAAGATGGACCCAGAAAAAAG AAGAGTAGCTGAACTGTTCATGTTTGACTTTGAGATAAGTGGAATCCATCTGGATGAAAAAAAG AGGAAAGAAGCAGTGAACCTTAATGTTAAGCTGTTGGATCTGAGCAATCAGTTTCTCATGGGCTGTCACATGCCAAACAGAATAGAGAAGCGAGTTCTTCCCGAACACATTCACCAACACTTTACCAAAGAGGGCAAATACATTCAGATCGGAGGCCTGCATGCCGATGTCCCAGATGACCTG GTTAGAGAGGTTGCGTATAAAATTTTCCTATACCCCAATGCAAATGCGATGCACATACTTGAGGAGCTCCTGGCATCTAGAGATAAACTCGCTCGATTGGTCGGTTACGAATCCTATGCACATAGAGCATTAAAGGGAACCATGGCTAAAAGCCCAG AGGCAGTCATGGACTTCTTACAGCTGCTCACAGACAAGCTCTCGGACAG GACAACAAAGGATTTTGAAATTATCAGGGACATGAAGGCAAAACTCAACCCCAGAAATCCA GAATTAATGCCATGGGATCATCTGTACTTCAGTGGCGTGGTTCGTGCTGAAAG GTTCAACATTGAGCCAAGTCTGTACAGTCCGTATTTCTCGCTGGGAGCGTGTATGGAAGGTCTGAACAGTGTTTTTACACATTTGTACGGTGTGTCACTGATGGCTGAGCAGCCCAGCTTGGGGGAGGTCTGGAGCGAAGATGTACGCAAGCTG GCTGTGGTGCACGAAACAGAGGGGTTGCTGGGATACATTTACTGTGACTTCTTCTACAGACAGGACAAACCTCACCAG GACTGTCATTTCACCATCCGTGGCGGCCGACGCTTGGCCGATGGGCAGTATCAGCTACCAGTGGTTGTTCTGATGCTAAACCTCCCTCACCCCACTCGCTCCGCTCCCACGCTTCTCAGCCCGGGCATGTTGGAGAACCTCTTCCACGAGATGGGCCACGCCATGCACTCCATGCTGGGACGCACACACTACCAACACGTGACGG gaACACGATGCGCAACCGATTTCGCGGAGGTACCTTCTATTTTAATGGAGTACTTTGCCACAGATTATCGAGTGATCAACCAGTTTGCTCGTCACTATCAGACAGGACAG CCTTTACCACAGAGCATGGTGGCCCGCCTTTGTGAGTCCAAGAAGGTCTGTGGAGCTGCAGACACGCAACTTCAG GTTTTCTATGCGGTCCTGGATCAAGTTTATCACGGAAAGCCAGAAAATAAATCAACGACAGATATTTTGATAGACATGCAAAAGAAGTATTATGGTCTACCGTACATCACCAATACA GCCTGGCAGCTGAGGTTCAGTCATCTCATCGGATACGGGGCCAAATATTACTCGTACCTGATGTCACGTGCCGTGGCCTCCATGGTGTGGAAGCAGTGTTTCTACGAAGACCCCTTAAACAG GGAAACCGGAGAGCGTTACCGCAGAGAGATGCTGGCGCACGGGGGAGGGAAAGAGCCCATGCTGATGGTGGAAG